From Zavarzinella sp., one genomic window encodes:
- the greA gene encoding transcription elongation factor GreA: protein MIEERIPMTREGYDNLKAELSQMESHLLEITRRVATAREMGDLSENAEYHAAREDQGMQQAKIDQLKGKLARATIIDPNSLPRDVVVFGCTVTIKDMDTKDEDTYQLVGPGQDDPDENKILTSSPIGRGLLGKKKGDIAEIEVPKGLKRFKILKIAFE from the coding sequence ATGATCGAAGAACGAATTCCGATGACCCGCGAAGGTTATGACAACCTGAAAGCGGAATTGTCGCAGATGGAATCCCATTTGCTGGAGATCACCCGTCGGGTTGCCACCGCACGCGAAATGGGCGATCTGAGCGAAAATGCAGAATACCACGCTGCCCGTGAAGATCAGGGAATGCAGCAGGCAAAAATAGATCAGTTGAAAGGGAAACTGGCCCGAGCCACCATTATTGATCCGAATTCTCTTCCGCGGGATGTTGTTGTGTTTGGGTGTACGGTGACCATCAAGGACATGGACACCAAAGATGAAGATACCTATCAATTGGTTGGCCCGGGGCAGGACGATCCGGACGAAAATAAGATTTTAACCTCCAGCCCCATTGGACGTGGATTACTGGGGAAAAAGAAAGGCGATATTGCAGAAATTGAAGTTCCAAAAGGATTGAAACGCTTCAAAATTCTGAAGATTGCCTTTGAATAA
- a CDS encoding M42 family metallopeptidase, with protein sequence MYDRSYTFLKDILETPSPSGFEQPVQGVVRSWSSEFADHIQTDVHGNVIASLQPKDPGSAPLRVMFAGHCDQLGLMVEYIDANGYLYFQPIGGWDVAVAIGQRMTVWSKSGPLTGLIARKAPHLLTPEERNKVPQIHELWLDIGVRNKEEASELVQLGDPVTVELGFREMLNGNVTSPAMDDKVGVWVAFEALRLLHQRDRRSAVYAVSTVQEEIGLRGATTSAYSVQPHVGIAIDVTHATDTPGSENKQIGDVKLGGGPVLYRGPNINPHVFAHLEAAAKRAEVPYQVRGANRATGTDANAIQLSRGGVATGLIGIPNRYMHSPVEMVHTDDLINAAILLAEFAASVDETTNWIP encoded by the coding sequence ATGTACGATCGCTCTTATACATTTCTGAAAGACATCCTGGAGACTCCCAGTCCCTCCGGCTTTGAGCAGCCGGTTCAAGGAGTGGTGCGGTCTTGGTCGAGCGAGTTTGCCGATCACATTCAGACAGATGTGCATGGCAATGTGATTGCCAGCCTGCAACCGAAAGACCCCGGCTCCGCTCCCCTGCGGGTGATGTTTGCAGGGCACTGCGATCAGTTGGGTTTGATGGTAGAATACATTGATGCTAACGGCTATTTGTACTTTCAGCCGATTGGTGGCTGGGATGTGGCTGTCGCGATTGGGCAACGGATGACAGTCTGGTCGAAATCCGGCCCATTAACTGGCTTGATCGCCCGCAAAGCCCCGCACCTGTTGACACCCGAAGAACGGAACAAAGTGCCACAGATACACGAACTTTGGCTCGATATTGGTGTCCGAAATAAAGAAGAAGCCAGTGAGCTCGTGCAGTTAGGTGACCCGGTTACTGTAGAACTGGGATTCCGTGAAATGCTCAACGGGAATGTAACCAGTCCCGCCATGGACGATAAGGTGGGTGTTTGGGTGGCATTTGAAGCACTCCGTTTGTTGCATCAGCGTGATCGGCGGTCGGCAGTTTATGCTGTTTCCACCGTTCAGGAAGAAATCGGCCTTCGTGGGGCAACCACCAGTGCGTATTCCGTGCAGCCCCACGTAGGGATTGCAATTGATGTGACCCACGCAACGGATACACCTGGATCAGAAAATAAACAGATTGGCGATGTGAAATTAGGTGGGGGCCCCGTGTTGTATCGTGGGCCCAATATTAACCCCCACGTTTTTGCCCACCTGGAGGCTGCTGCCAAGCGGGCAGAAGTCCCATATCAGGTTCGTGGGGCCAATCGAGCAACAGGCACCGATGCCAATGCAATCCAACTATCTCGTGGTGGAGTGGCAACGGGCCTAATTGGTATTCCGAACCGCTATATGCACAGCCCGGTAGAAATGGTTCATACAGATGATTTGATTAATGCCGCCATATTGTTAGCTGAATTCGCAGCTTCGGTGGATGAAACGACCAATTGGATCCCCTAA
- a CDS encoding YebC/PmpR family DNA-binding transcriptional regulator — protein MAGHSHWANISRKKSIVDAKRGKLFSKLSRYIIIAARNGGGDPDANLKLRYAIDKARAVSMPRENIERAIKRGTGELGGEQMEELVYEGFGPGGVAIICDVLTDNRNRTNGEVRKIFEKGGGNMGNPGCVGYLFTRKGLFLIEGEATNEETLMNIVLENGAEDLQRDGDHFQVTCDVSAFNGLQAALHAKGIHPTTEELAMIPSNQVELDVETGKKLVKLLETLDDNDDIQNVYSNGNITAEMSE, from the coding sequence ATGGCTGGCCATTCCCACTGGGCAAATATTTCCAGAAAAAAATCAATCGTTGATGCCAAACGTGGAAAATTATTCAGTAAGCTGAGTCGTTACATCATTATTGCCGCACGTAACGGTGGGGGCGATCCTGATGCCAATTTGAAATTGCGATACGCCATCGACAAAGCACGTGCGGTTTCGATGCCACGTGAAAATATTGAACGGGCTATCAAACGTGGCACGGGGGAACTGGGTGGCGAACAGATGGAGGAACTGGTCTACGAGGGATTTGGACCAGGTGGGGTGGCAATTATTTGCGATGTGCTGACCGATAACCGCAACCGCACCAATGGCGAAGTGCGAAAAATCTTCGAAAAAGGTGGCGGCAACATGGGTAACCCTGGCTGTGTGGGTTACCTGTTTACTCGGAAAGGGCTGTTTCTGATTGAAGGTGAGGCAACAAATGAAGAAACACTCATGAATATTGTGCTGGAAAATGGTGCCGAAGATCTACAAAGAGATGGAGATCATTTTCAAGTAACTTGCGACGTTTCCGCATTCAACGGTTTGCAGGCAGCACTTCATGCGAAAGGAATCCATCCCACTACGGAAGAGCTGGCAATGATCCCCAGCAATCAGGTGGAACTGGATGTCGAAACTGGCAAAAAACTGGTAAAGTTGCTCGAAACACTGGATGATAACGACGATATTCAGAACGTATATTCGAATGGAAATATTACCGCAGAAATGTCCGAGTGA